The Rhododendron vialii isolate Sample 1 chromosome 8a, ASM3025357v1 genome has a window encoding:
- the LOC131336413 gene encoding uncharacterized protein LOC131336413, translated as MAGVELIPREYGYVILALVLYCFLNVWMAEQVLKARKKYNVHYPTLYASESESKDAKLFNCVQRGHQNSLELMPMFFMLMIVGGIKHPLICASLGLVYIMGRYLYFTGYATGNPKNRNSRWKLSLFALLGLTIATISCGIEVLIA; from the exons ATGGCCGGAGTGGAGTTGATTCCTAGAGAATACGGATACGTGATCCTTGCCCTCGTCCTCTACTGCTTCCTCAACGTCTGGATGGCCGAACAAGTCCTCAAAGCCCGCAAAAA GTACAATGTTCATTATCCGACACTGTATGCCTCAGAATCTGAAAGCAAGGATGCCAAGCTCTTCAACTGTGTCCAg AGAGGGCACCAGAACTCACTGGAATTGATGCCTATGTTCTTCATGCTGATGATTGTGGGTGGAATTAAGCACCCCTTGATCTGCGCCTCGCTTGGACTAGTTTACATCATGGGCCGCTATTTGTACTTCACCGGATACGCCACCGGGAATCCCAAAAACCGTAACAGTCGCTG GAAATTAAGTCTTTTTGCATTACTTGGGCTAACGATCGCCACAATTTCTTGCGGGATTGAAGTACTGATTGCGTAA